A genomic segment from Spinacia oleracea cultivar Varoflay chromosome 3, BTI_SOV_V1, whole genome shotgun sequence encodes:
- the LOC130469339 gene encoding uncharacterized protein, with protein sequence MVRPKKITVKRKALATKATPPTGSKQAGIRNNKKHSAKSARLEKGRSSDFIPDIRFKNEDYQKLFQVKFGERSVWPGKNIDFESFTKGNAEIVHEWFSFQGWDVLLQYKGTVWEDLVREFYTHIEPFGKKEGFLRTWVRDVTIYLDDEKLGHILGIPHEGIYDDPGLSWSKHTDFKIQDCVKALLDDDDSTRDTKPLIQELPPLNRLLHLLIHGTLNPGPGRKSSLTYLDVFIMFCILLKKKMNLPRMIINNIRSAHKESRTNNLPYGMWLTKVFRHFKIDTSKDVAHTSACHTFSISTLTTYMKCTYDELNSVWVQPDGTQAGIGAVSNQESDPHHGGGELDRQVQGEDPENCIKEVHLTMFTFETALRVGMVESMLRYLHPNIFTKEVMLDIHDKVYTSLKLEFGIREPKEDPLEEDLFQGRNTETDNYEVNDGDEGSNGVEMVMTVAELEKKMTMLLDLEEMMKLQQIMKLQQMMTTLRNLE encoded by the exons ATGGTAAGGCCAAAGAAAATAACAGTCAAGCGGAAAGCGCTTGCTACCAAAGCAACGCCCCCTACGGGTTCAAAACAAGCAGGTATTCGGAACAATAAGAAACATTCTGCAAAAAGTGCTCGACTTGAAAAAGGTAGAAGTAGCGATTTTATACCTGATATAAGGTTCAAGAATGAAGACTACCAAAAACTATTCCAAGTGAAATTCGGAGAACGATCGGTTTGGCCAGGGAAGAACATTGACTTTGAGTCTTTCACTAAAGGCAATGCGGAAATTGTGCATGAGTGGTTTTCGTTCCAAGGATGGGATGTCCTCCTACAGTATAAAGGGACGGTATGGGAAGATCTTGTGAGAGAGTTCTACACCCACATCGAGCCCTTCGGTAAAAAGGAAGGGTTTCTTCGTACATGGGTGAGAGATGTCACGATTTATCTAGATGACGAGAAGCTGGGACATATTCTCGGCATTCCGCATGAGGGGATCTATGATGATCCTGGGCTGTCTTGGAGTAAACATACAGATTTTAAAATCCAAGATTGCGTGAAGGCCTTGCTTGACGACGATGATTCCACTAGAGACACTAAGCCTCTCATTCAAGAATTGCCACCGCTAAATCGACTACTACACCTACTAATTCATGGAACCCTCAATCCTGGTCCCGGTAGAAAGTCATCCCTGACTTACCTTGATGTCTTTATTATGTTTTGCATTCTTCTGAAAAAGAAGATGAATCTCCCTAGAATGATTATCAACAATATTCGGAGTGCGCATAAAGAAAGCAGGACAAATAATCTTCCCTATGGTATGTGGTTGACAAAGGTGTTTAGACACTTTAAAATTGATACTAGTAAGGATGTTGCGCACACTAGTGCATGTCATACATTTTCTATCTCTACGCTCACCACATATATGAAGTGTACATATGATGAGTTGAACTCTGTATGGGTTCAGCCGGATGGTACCCAAGCAGGTATTGGTGCAGTGAGTAATCAAGAATCTGACCCACACCATGGTGGAGGTGAACTGGACAGGCAAGTTCAAGGTGAAGATCCAGAAAATTGTATCAAGGAGGTACATCTTACTATGTTCACCTTTGAAACTGCATTACGGGTTGGCATGGTCGAGTCGATGTTAAGGTATCTGCACCCGAATATATTTACTAAGGAAGTGATGCTCGATATTCACGATAAGGTATATACATCACTCAAATTGGAGTTCGGTATCCGTGAACCTAAAGAAGATCCCCTTGAAGAGGATCTCTTTCAAGGCCGCAACACTGAAACTGATAATTACG AAGTGAATGACGGTGATGAGGGTTCGAATGGTGTTGAAATGGTGATGACGGTAGCGGAACTGGAGAAGAAGATGACGATGCTACTGGACCTGGAAGAGATGATGAAGCTCCAACAGATAATGAAGCTCCAGCAGATGATGACGACGCTACGGAACCTGGAATAG
- the LOC110800857 gene encoding protein FAR1-RELATED SEQUENCE 5-like encodes MAVDKNSNPHNEPIDDVKSVAPSNDEYDDNFGGVDLENLPENFIAPEVWEQIGKALDDFNFDDMKKLSFASMKMCVTFYYMYAKAKGFGARNKAAVRSKLDGKFTSKNLMCNREGARQLKYLENPNRKRPSRPETRCGCQAVIKFKWNPSDDSWFVRDFVGVHDHDPVSPSEVRFIRSHRSLSDADKLRIKALINSGVSPAVTMRNLVQQACGPHKLPFLKKDLQSIIFVVSLVSHEKEETFKWILEQLTEAGDNVAPHTVLTDGDKAMPNAISVVFPKAVHRLCLWHLMRNIKAHSSKTFCSGFMKCVDRCRTPTEFEQAWKELITTYGYEKEVWAQELYNDKGKWAECFMHGHFFVGMRSTQRCESMNSSLKTVFNKKIMLYKFVELYDQVLKDIRFTESGLDYQTKHTTPIIKGVLSGVKTHVVTVYTRNSYDMLYKEMNYESSHLVVKFRQDKTHLDGVTNIYWLSNTKFRKAHYVLIHIAKLHKMYCCCMKLEPVGIPCRHMFAVMKYARMNEIPRGCILRRWMKYAKTCLYYGHTLDEFKEQTDTAMVGRFAYLNGLGIQICRLAATSYKGSLWLKNVFSKVLISLETHDEKAEVIPKKETLVGIGDPKVLQAGRGLKKKATKPQEKSNSPEKPKSIDLNQSPPTTPAATSNIGLCDPSILLGDLMPGTYTSGEASEAVDSYEVSQYKTEPKVFDWGPRQQG; translated from the exons ATGGCTGTGGATAAAAATTCTAACCCACACAATGAACCGATTGATGACGTGAAATCAGTAGCACCCTCCAATGATGAGTATGATGATAATTTTGGTGGTGTAGACCTCGAAAATCTTCCAGAAAACTTCATTGCCCCTGAAGTATGGGAACAAATCGGAAAAGCACTagatgattttaattttgacgATATGAAGAAATTGTCCTTTGCATCAATGAAAATGTGTGTAACATTTTATTATATGTATGCCAAGGCAAAAGGTTTCGGAGCACGAAACAAAGCAGCTGTAAGGAGCAAATTGGATGGTAAATTCACATCAAAAAACCTGATGTGCAACAGGGAAGGTGCACGCCAGCTAAAGTACTTGGAAAACCCAAATAGGAAGCGCCCATCAAGACCGGAAACTAGATGTGGGTGCCAAGCTGTAatcaagttcaagtggaatcCAAGTGACGACTCTTGGTTCGTGAGAGACTTTGTTGGGGTCCATGATCATGATCCTGTCTCCCCAAGTGAAGTCCGATTTATAAG aagCCATAGAAGTCTTTCAGATGCTGACAAGCTCCGTATCAAGGCATTGATAAATTCTGGGGTATCTCCTGCCGTGACAATGAGGAATCTGGTTCAACAAGCGTGTGGTCCTCACAAACTACCTTTCCTTAAAAAGGACTT GCAAAgtattatttttgttgtttctCTAGTTAGCCATGAAAAGGAGGAGACATTCAAGTGGATATTGGAGCAGTTGACTGAAGCAGGGGATAACGTCGCTCCTCACACTGTTTTGACTGACGGGGACAAGGCAATGCCAAATGCTATATCAGTTGTTTTCCCGAAGGCAGTACATAGGCTGTGTTTGTGGCATTTAATGAGGAATATAAAAGCACATAGCTCAAAAACGTTCTGCAGTGGTTTCATGAAATGTGTTGACAGATGCCGTACGCCCACCGAGTTTGAGCAGGCTTGGAAGGAGCTAATTACCACGTACGGTTATGAGAAAGAAGTTTGGGCACAGGAACTCTACAATGACAAGGGAAAATGGGCGGAATGTTTCATGCATGGTCATTTCTTCGTAG gtaTGAGAAGTACACAACGGTGTGAATCAATGAACAGCTCACTGAAGAcagtttttaataaaaaaattatgttgtaCAAATTTGTTGAATTGTATGATCAAGTGCTGAAAGATATAAGGTTTACAGAATCAGGCCTCGACTACCAAACGAAGCACACAACTCCGATAATCAAAGGGGTCCTTTCAGGTGTGAAAACACATGTTGTAACAGTGTACACAAGGAACTCGTACGATATGTTATACAAAGAGATGAACTACGAGTCATCGCATCTTGTTGTAAAGTTTAGGCAGGATAAGACACATTTGGATGGGGTAACTAATATTTATTGGTTGAGTAATACTAAGTTCAGGAAAGCACACTACGTTTTAATACACATTGCTAAGCTCCACAAGATGTATTGCTGCTGCATGAAGTTGGAACCTGTGGGTATACCCTGTCGCCACATGTTTGCTGTAATGAAGTATGCACGCATGAACGAGATACCAAGGGGTTGTATACTTCGAAGATGGATGAAATATGCCAAGACATGTCTGTATTATGGTCACACACTTGACGAATTTAAAGAGCAGACTGATACTGCGATGGTTGGTAGATTTGCATATTTAAATGGGTTAGGCATACAAATCTGCAGGTTGGCAGCTACATCTTACAAAGGGTCACTATGGTTAAAGAATGTTTTTTCAAAGGTATTGATTTCTCTGGAAACCCATGATGAGAAAGCCGAGGTAATCCCAAAGAAAGAGACATTGGTCGGAATCGGTGATCCTAAAGTTTTGCAAGCTGGCAGGGGACTTAAAAAGAAAGCCACAAAGCCACAAGAGAAATCCAACAGTCCCGAGAAGCCGAAGTCCATTGACCTCAACCAGTCACCACCGACTACTCCGGCTGCCACCTCTAACATTGGCCTTTGTGACCCGTCTATCCTTTTGGGGGATTTAATGCCAGGAACATATACCAGTGGTGAGGCTTCTGAAGCCGTTGACAGCTATGAAGTTAGCCAATACAAAACAGAACCAAAAGTTTTCGATTGGGGGCCAAGGCAGCAAGGGTAG